A region of Rhodoferax potami DNA encodes the following proteins:
- a CDS encoding pyrimidine/purine nucleoside phosphorylase, with product MTTTHFDNVSVTTKANVYFDGKCVSHGFTLADGTKKSVGVILPATLTFNTGAPEIMECVGGSCDYKLDGSDVWVTSGEGSKFNVPGNAKFQIRVTEGFEAYHYICHFG from the coding sequence ATGACCACGACCCACTTTGACAACGTTTCCGTCACCACCAAAGCCAATGTGTACTTCGACGGCAAGTGCGTGAGCCACGGCTTCACCCTGGCTGACGGCACCAAAAAGTCGGTCGGCGTCATCCTGCCCGCCACCCTGACCTTCAACACCGGCGCTCCTGAAATCATGGAATGCGTGGGCGGCAGCTGCGATTACAAGCTCGACGGCTCTGACGTGTGGGTTACCAGCGGCGAAGGCAGCAAGTTCAACGTGCCCGGCAACGCCAAGTTCCAGATCCGCGTGACCGAGGGCTTTGAGGCTTACCACTACATCTGCCACTTTGGTTGA
- a CDS encoding SPOR domain-containing protein: MAFFKFRKGGDEQPTPPTASESVEAMRKRARHRLVGAAVLVLIGVVGFPLLFDSQPRPIAVDIPIEIPDKGKVRPLGAPPVPAATQSSGVVIEEREEPAAPAASTPAPKAAETKVAETKVAVAKPEPKPEPKPPAVKPEPKPEPKAEAKPEPKPEPKAEPKPPAKPADKAADKPADKAAAEAAKAQALLDGKAPSDVKATEKPSDKKLAADSGRFVVQVGAYNETAKLQEARSKVEKAGFKTYTQVVGAKESQRTRVRIGPFASKADAQKAADKLKKLNLPAAILEL; encoded by the coding sequence ATGGCCTTTTTCAAGTTTCGCAAAGGTGGCGACGAACAGCCCACCCCACCCACCGCGTCAGAGAGCGTAGAGGCCATGCGCAAGCGCGCACGCCATCGCCTGGTGGGTGCTGCCGTGTTGGTGCTGATTGGCGTAGTCGGTTTCCCGCTGCTGTTTGATAGCCAACCGCGCCCGATTGCCGTAGATATTCCGATCGAGATTCCAGACAAAGGCAAAGTCCGCCCACTCGGTGCTCCGCCCGTACCCGCTGCGACCCAGTCCAGCGGTGTGGTGATCGAGGAGCGCGAGGAGCCCGCAGCGCCAGCAGCCAGCACACCGGCCCCCAAGGCGGCCGAGACCAAGGTGGCCGAGACCAAGGTAGCCGTCGCCAAACCGGAGCCCAAACCCGAGCCCAAGCCACCTGCTGTGAAGCCAGAGCCCAAGCCGGAGCCCAAGGCTGAGGCGAAACCAGAGCCTAAGCCCGAGCCTAAAGCCGAACCCAAGCCACCGGCCAAACCCGCCGATAAAGCAGCGGACAAGCCCGCTGACAAAGCTGCCGCCGAGGCTGCCAAGGCCCAAGCCTTGTTGGATGGCAAGGCGCCAAGCGATGTGAAAGCAACCGAAAAACCGAGCGACAAGAAGCTCGCTGCGGACTCCGGCCGTTTTGTGGTGCAAGTGGGCGCCTATAACGAGACCGCCAAGTTGCAGGAAGCTCGTTCCAAGGTCGAAAAAGCCGGCTTTAAAACCTATACCCAGGTGGTGGGCGCCAAAGAGAGCCAGCGCACCCGTGTGCGCATTGGCCCGTTTGCCAGCAAGGCAGATGCGCAAAAAGCCGCCGACAAGCTCAAAAAGTTGAACCTGCCTGCAGCCATTCTGGAGCTGTAA
- the purF gene encoding amidophosphoribosyltransferase, which yields MCGIVGVVSNAPVNQLIYDALLLLQHRGQDAAGIVTQQDRKFFMHKAKGMVKDVFRTRNMRSLAGNSGLGQVRYPTAGNAFSEEEAQPFYVNAPFGIVLVHNGNLTNAKALKAELFNLDHRHINTESDSEVLLNVLAHEIEVSTRGLPLQPQDLFTAVSRVHKRIKGSYAVICHIAGHGLLAFRDPFGIRPLCLGKGADGTHMVASESVVLEGTSHQFVRDVQPGEAVFIALDGTVHSQQCAANPQLMPCIFEFVYLARPDSVMDGISVYQARLNLGETLAKRVISTVPPNEIDVVIPIPESSRPSAAQLAQLLGLPYREGFVKNRYVGRTFIMPGQGVRKKSVRQKLNVIASEFKGRNVLLVDDSIVRGTTSKEIVQMARDAGARNVYLASAAPPVRYPNVYGIDMPTSSELVAYNRTVEEVREIIGCDALIYQDVDGMKKAIGSLSKNLAGFDASCFDGVYVTGDISSDDIARLNENRVGAEEGQEDTSRLALPNHAD from the coding sequence ATGTGTGGAATTGTTGGCGTTGTTAGCAACGCACCCGTTAACCAGTTGATCTATGACGCGCTGTTGCTCTTGCAGCACCGCGGCCAGGACGCAGCCGGCATCGTCACCCAGCAGGACCGCAAGTTCTTCATGCACAAGGCCAAGGGCATGGTGAAGGACGTGTTCCGCACCCGCAACATGCGTTCTCTGGCAGGCAACTCCGGCTTGGGCCAGGTGCGCTACCCCACAGCGGGCAATGCGTTCAGCGAAGAGGAGGCCCAGCCTTTTTATGTGAACGCGCCTTTCGGCATCGTGCTGGTGCACAACGGCAACCTCACCAATGCCAAGGCCCTGAAGGCTGAGTTGTTCAATCTGGACCACCGCCACATCAACACCGAGAGCGACTCCGAGGTCTTGCTCAACGTGCTGGCCCACGAAATCGAAGTCTCCACCCGTGGTCTGCCACTGCAGCCCCAAGACTTGTTTACCGCCGTATCGCGAGTGCACAAGCGCATCAAAGGTTCGTATGCGGTGATCTGCCACATCGCCGGGCACGGCTTGCTGGCCTTCCGCGACCCGTTTGGCATTCGCCCCTTGTGCTTGGGTAAGGGTGCGGATGGCACCCACATGGTGGCCAGCGAGTCGGTGGTGCTGGAAGGCACCAGCCACCAGTTTGTGCGTGATGTGCAGCCCGGAGAAGCCGTGTTTATCGCGCTGGACGGCACGGTACACAGCCAGCAGTGCGCGGCGAATCCGCAGCTGATGCCTTGTATTTTTGAGTTTGTGTACCTGGCCCGCCCGGATTCGGTGATGGACGGTATCTCGGTGTACCAGGCGCGTTTGAACCTGGGCGAGACCTTGGCTAAGCGGGTGATCTCTACCGTGCCGCCGAACGAAATCGATGTGGTCATCCCGATCCCCGAATCCAGCCGCCCCAGCGCTGCGCAGTTGGCCCAGTTGCTGGGCTTGCCGTACCGCGAAGGGTTCGTGAAAAACCGTTACGTGGGGCGCACCTTCATCATGCCAGGGCAGGGCGTGCGCAAAAAGTCAGTGCGCCAAAAGCTCAACGTGATCGCCAGCGAATTTAAGGGGCGCAATGTGCTGTTGGTGGATGATTCCATTGTCCGCGGCACCACTTCCAAAGAAATCGTGCAGATGGCGCGTGACGCCGGTGCCCGTAATGTTTACCTGGCCAGCGCTGCACCACCTGTCCGTTACCCCAACGTGTATGGCATCGATATGCCCACCAGCAGTGAGTTGGTGGCCTACAACCGTACCGTCGAAGAAGTGCGTGAAATCATCGGTTGCGACGCGCTGATTTACCAGGACGTGGATGGTATGAAAAAAGCCATCGGCTCCTTGAGCAAAAACTTGGCAGGTTTTGATGCGTCCTGCTTTGATGGCGTGTACGTGACTGGCGACATTTCGTCGGACGACATTGCCCGCCTGAACGAAAACCGTGTAGGCGCTGAAGAAGGCCAGGAAGACACTTCCCGCCTGGCGCTGCCCAACCACGCTGACTGA
- a CDS encoding ArsC family reductase: MTILYGIPNCDTVKKARTWLTEHHVTHEFHDFKKQGVPADLLPGWIRAVGWETLVNRKGTTWRKLDEATQAAVVDATSAAQLMLANASVIKRPVVVWADGTVTVGFSDTAFQTRVA, from the coding sequence ATGACCATTCTTTACGGCATCCCCAACTGCGACACGGTAAAAAAGGCCCGCACCTGGCTGACCGAACACCATGTTACCCACGAGTTTCATGATTTCAAAAAGCAGGGCGTACCCGCCGACCTGCTACCCGGCTGGATACGCGCCGTGGGCTGGGAAACGCTGGTGAACCGCAAAGGCACCACCTGGCGCAAGCTGGACGAGGCCACCCAAGCCGCCGTGGTGGACGCCACCTCGGCCGCCCAGCTCATGCTGGCCAATGCCAGCGTCATCAAGCGCCCGGTGGTGGTGTGGGCCGACGGCACCGTGACCGTGGGCTTCTCGGACACGGCCTTCCAAACCCGGGTGGCCTAA
- a CDS encoding CvpA family protein, protein MPTVDWIFLAVLLVSLVVGAWRGLVFEVLSVLSWAAAFVLAQWFAPDVAAHLSMSGAGEPIRYAAGFVIVFVASIFAGGLVAFLLKKLVAAVGLRPADRMLGAGFGLVRGVLLLLAVTVVVGMTPLHTSVWWTEATGPQLTGMVLKGLKPLLPQDFGKYLPE, encoded by the coding sequence ATGCCCACTGTGGACTGGATTTTTCTGGCTGTGTTGTTGGTCTCGCTGGTCGTTGGCGCTTGGCGGGGCCTGGTGTTTGAGGTGCTGTCGGTCCTGAGCTGGGCTGCTGCGTTTGTGTTGGCGCAGTGGTTTGCGCCCGATGTGGCGGCGCACCTGTCGATGTCCGGAGCCGGCGAGCCGATCCGCTATGCCGCCGGTTTTGTGATTGTTTTTGTGGCGTCTATTTTTGCGGGAGGCTTGGTGGCCTTTCTGCTCAAGAAATTGGTGGCAGCGGTGGGTTTGCGCCCGGCAGACCGCATGCTGGGGGCGGGTTTTGGACTGGTGCGCGGCGTGCTGCTGCTGTTGGCGGTGACCGTGGTGGTGGGCATGACGCCGCTGCACACCAGTGTCTGGTGGACAGAAGCCACCGGCCCCCAACTGACCGGCATGGTCCTCAAAGGCTTGAAGCCTTTGCTACCGCAAGATTTTGGCAAGTATTTACCTGAGTGA
- a CDS encoding DUF1345 domain-containing protein produces MYLQRLFCFLTNAESTRSRAQSQDQPSVIWFSLLLLSAFASVAAIAMLLSNSRDMALMTRVGHVLVSLLALMSSWLLMQCIFAFRYAHLYYQTELKGHPAGGGLQFPGVLPPDYFDFLYYAHVVGMTSQVSDVVVTSRPMRHLTLLHSLAAFAFNMMVLALSVNVMAGLL; encoded by the coding sequence ATGTATTTGCAACGGCTTTTTTGTTTTCTCACCAACGCGGAGAGCACCCGGTCCCGCGCGCAATCGCAGGATCAGCCCAGTGTGATCTGGTTCAGCCTTTTGCTTTTGTCTGCATTCGCGAGTGTGGCGGCCATTGCGATGCTCTTGTCCAATAGCCGCGACATGGCATTGATGACCCGAGTGGGCCATGTTTTGGTGTCGCTATTGGCGCTGATGAGCTCGTGGCTGCTGATGCAGTGCATTTTTGCCTTTCGCTACGCGCATCTGTACTACCAGACCGAGCTCAAAGGTCACCCCGCGGGCGGTGGCCTGCAGTTTCCGGGCGTTCTGCCGCCCGACTATTTCGACTTTTTGTACTACGCCCATGTGGTGGGCATGACATCGCAAGTGTCGGATGTGGTGGTCACCTCGCGGCCCATGCGCCACCTGACTTTGCTGCACAGTCTCGCGGCCTTTGCCTTCAATATGATGGTGTTGGCCTTGAGTGTGAATGTGATGGCCGGGTTGCTTTAG
- a CDS encoding methylated-DNA--[protein]-cysteine S-methyltransferase, producing the protein MKIPTTARLSRWTSPLGPMLLAGHDAGLLGVWFEQQKHYPDVAGLAFGDHPAVTEAQAQLAAYFAGERTHFSMTLDASSGTAFQQSVWRALLDIPCGVTISYSTLSQQIGRPSAVRAVAAAVGRNPLSIVVPCHRVLGSNGSLTGYAGGVDRKAALLNLEQRKP; encoded by the coding sequence ATGAAAATTCCCACCACCGCACGCCTATCCCGCTGGACCAGCCCCTTGGGCCCCATGCTGCTCGCCGGCCATGATGCCGGCCTGCTCGGGGTCTGGTTTGAACAGCAAAAACACTATCCTGATGTCGCAGGGCTGGCATTCGGCGATCACCCCGCTGTCACCGAGGCACAAGCGCAACTGGCCGCCTACTTTGCCGGTGAGCGCACCCACTTTTCAATGACGTTGGACGCCAGCAGCGGCACCGCCTTTCAGCAATCGGTCTGGCGAGCTCTTTTGGACATTCCTTGCGGCGTTACCATCAGCTACTCCACCTTGAGCCAGCAGATCGGCAGGCCCTCCGCAGTGCGGGCAGTAGCGGCAGCAGTCGGGCGCAACCCCTTGAGCATCGTAGTGCCTTGCCACCGCGTGCTTGGCAGCAACGGCAGCCTGACTGGGTACGCCGGTGGCGTGGACCGCAAAGCAGCATTACTGAACCTCGAACAACGAAAGCCCTGA
- the folC gene encoding bifunctional tetrahydrofolate synthase/dihydrofolate synthase, translating to MEHTPATSSLNAQSSLACWLAYIESMHPKGINGIELGLGKVQEVAKRLGLRFDCPVFTVAGTNGKGSTCAMLESILGQAGYKTGVYTSPHLVHFEERMRLLGEAAPATKFVAAFAEVEGARCQNGPEIALTYFEFTTLAILWALSQEGLDAVILEVGLGGRLDAVNIIDTDCGIITSIDLDHMELLGPDRETIGREKAGIMRTGRPVIVSDPVPPQSVLDRALEIGADLWQVGTDFNVSGDKQQWGWAGRGRRYSGLAYPALRGANQLVNASGVLAALTAMRERLPVTAQAVRNGMAFVELPGRFQIIPGQPSLVLDVAHNPHSVAALAANLDAMGFFPTTHAIFGAMADKDLAPMLAKVGPMIDRWYFTDLPSPRAASGASLQAQWQAQNTRKDASATVHADPMQALEAAIAAADPADRIVVFGSFYTVGGVLQQGTPRLQAKHLNP from the coding sequence ATGGAACACACACCCGCAACCTCCTCCCTGAACGCGCAATCTTCTCTGGCCTGCTGGCTGGCCTACATCGAGTCCATGCACCCCAAGGGCATTAACGGCATAGAGCTGGGGCTGGGCAAGGTGCAAGAGGTCGCCAAGCGCCTGGGGCTGCGGTTTGACTGCCCGGTGTTCACCGTGGCGGGCACCAACGGCAAGGGTTCCACCTGCGCCATGCTGGAAAGCATTCTCGGGCAGGCCGGGTACAAGACGGGCGTTTACACCTCGCCCCACCTGGTGCACTTTGAGGAGCGCATGCGTTTGCTGGGCGAGGCGGCGCCTGCTACTAAATTTGTAGCTGCTTTCGCAGAGGTGGAGGGGGCTCGGTGCCAAAACGGCCCTGAAATCGCGCTGACCTACTTTGAGTTCACTACGCTGGCGATTTTGTGGGCGCTGTCCCAGGAGGGGCTGGACGCCGTCATTCTGGAAGTGGGCTTGGGCGGGCGACTGGATGCGGTCAACATCATCGACACCGACTGCGGCATCATCACCAGCATCGACTTGGACCACATGGAGCTGCTGGGCCCGGACCGCGAGACCATTGGCCGCGAGAAGGCCGGCATCATGCGCACCGGTCGCCCCGTCATCGTCAGCGACCCGGTGCCCCCACAAAGCGTGCTGGACCGCGCGCTGGAGATCGGTGCAGACCTTTGGCAGGTGGGAACGGATTTCAATGTCTCCGGCGACAAGCAGCAGTGGGGCTGGGCCGGACGCGGGCGCCGCTACAGCGGGCTGGCTTACCCGGCGCTTCGCGGCGCCAATCAGTTGGTCAACGCCTCGGGCGTGCTGGCGGCACTGACGGCCATGCGCGAGCGCCTGCCGGTCACCGCGCAGGCGGTTCGCAACGGAATGGCTTTTGTGGAGCTGCCCGGGCGCTTTCAGATCATTCCTGGCCAGCCCAGCCTGGTGTTGGACGTGGCGCACAACCCGCACTCGGTGGCGGCGCTGGCGGCCAATCTGGATGCCATGGGCTTTTTCCCCACCACCCACGCCATTTTTGGCGCCATGGCCGACAAGGATTTGGCGCCCATGCTGGCCAAGGTCGGCCCCATGATTGACCGCTGGTATTTCACCGACCTGCCCAGCCCGCGCGCCGCCAGCGGTGCCAGCCTGCAGGCCCAGTGGCAGGCCCAAAACACCCGCAAAGATGCCTCGGCCACCGTCCACGCCGACCCCATGCAGGCGCTAGAGGCTGCCATCGCCGCGGCAGACCCCGCTGATAGAATCGTGGTCTTTGGGTCGTTCTACACCGTGGGCGGCGTTCTGCAACAGGGCACACCACGCCTGCAAGCCAAACATCTGAACCCTTAA
- a CDS encoding DMT family transporter, whose product MSAPSTSPSSPAAPARVFDFVLLAAIWGASFLFMRTSGKAFGALPTAGLRVCIASLFLLPLLALRGQIPALRQHWKLCFTVGVLNSAIPFACLSWALLSISTGLSALLNATVPLFGAAIAWWWLGDKLQGSRVLGLVVGFLGVAMLALNRDAGGAPGAGSSTLAVIACLTACLFYGISASFTRRFLPGVPSLVLATGSQLGASLVLLPLAIWTWPAEPAPLQAWGAVIALGVVCTGLAYVIFFRLIERTGPSRALSVTYAIPVFAILYGVVLLGESVTLWMGLCGAVIMLGTSLSTGLLSWGKAPLPPGD is encoded by the coding sequence GTGAGCGCCCCCTCTACCTCCCCATCCTCGCCCGCAGCACCAGCGCGGGTCTTTGACTTCGTGTTGTTAGCCGCGATCTGGGGGGCCTCGTTTTTGTTCATGCGCACCAGCGGCAAGGCGTTTGGTGCACTGCCCACCGCGGGTTTGCGGGTCTGCATTGCCAGCCTGTTTTTACTGCCTTTGCTCGCTTTGCGCGGCCAGATCCCTGCCCTGCGCCAGCACTGGAAATTGTGCTTTACCGTGGGCGTGCTGAATTCAGCGATTCCATTTGCCTGCCTGTCGTGGGCGTTGTTGTCGATTTCCACTGGTCTGTCAGCCCTGCTCAACGCCACCGTGCCACTCTTTGGTGCGGCTATTGCCTGGTGGTGGCTGGGTGACAAGTTGCAGGGTTCACGCGTCCTCGGGCTGGTGGTTGGATTTTTGGGCGTGGCCATGTTGGCACTGAACCGTGACGCTGGCGGCGCTCCGGGGGCAGGCTCCAGTACGCTGGCCGTGATCGCTTGTTTAACAGCGTGCCTGTTCTATGGCATTTCAGCGAGCTTCACACGGCGCTTTTTGCCGGGCGTCCCGTCTTTGGTGCTCGCCACCGGCAGCCAATTGGGCGCCTCTTTAGTCCTGTTGCCACTAGCCATCTGGACGTGGCCCGCCGAACCCGCGCCTTTGCAGGCTTGGGGCGCGGTGATTGCTCTTGGCGTGGTGTGTACCGGCTTGGCCTATGTGATTTTCTTCCGCCTGATCGAGCGCACAGGCCCGTCGCGCGCCTTGTCCGTCACCTACGCTATTCCGGTGTTCGCCATTTTGTATGGCGTGGTGCTGCTCGGGGAGTCGGTCACCCTGTGGATGGGCTTGTGCGGCGCAGTCATTATGTTGGGCACCTCGCTCTCCACGGGCTTGCTGTCCTGGGGCAAGGCGCCTTTGCCACCGGGTGACTAA
- the gltX gene encoding glutamate--tRNA ligase: MSKIRTRIAPSPTGFLHLGTARTALYSWAYARHFGGEFVLRIEDTDVARSTQDSVDQILESMRWLGLEYDEGPVYQMQRLERYKAVVEQLIAEGKAYYCYSTPEELDAVREAKKARGEKALYDGTWRPEPGKTLPAIPEGVKPVVRFCNPPDGDVTWNDLVKGPITISNREIDDLIIVRTDGIPTYNFAVVVDDWDMQISHVFRGDEHINNTPWQINIFNALGAPLPEFGHCPVILGDDGQKLSKRRGAVSVTAYEEGGYLPEAMLNYLARLGWSHGDEELFSREQLVSWFDGTHLNKSPAQWDPAKLLWVNAHYIKQADNARLAPLVAVQLAKQGVQLADDVIANHLPLVCGLLKDRCDTTVSLATWAAKFYADLQVDPAELAQHVTDAVKPAIAALAAKLADCAWEKAAIAAVIKEVLAAHSLKMPQLAMPVRVLVMGTAQTPSLDAVLELSGKTKVLERLAKA; the protein is encoded by the coding sequence ATGAGCAAAATTCGCACCCGTATTGCCCCTTCTCCTACCGGCTTTCTGCACCTGGGCACTGCCCGCACCGCGCTGTATTCCTGGGCTTATGCCCGCCACTTCGGTGGTGAATTTGTGCTGCGCATTGAAGACACCGACGTAGCCCGCTCCACCCAGGACTCGGTGGACCAGATTCTGGAATCCATGCGCTGGCTGGGGCTGGAGTACGACGAAGGCCCGGTGTATCAAATGCAACGCCTGGAGCGCTACAAGGCCGTGGTGGAACAGCTGATTGCAGAAGGCAAGGCTTACTACTGCTACAGCACCCCCGAAGAGCTCGACGCGGTGCGCGAGGCCAAAAAGGCCCGTGGTGAAAAAGCGCTGTACGACGGCACTTGGCGCCCCGAACCCGGCAAAACCTTGCCGGCCATTCCCGAAGGTGTCAAACCGGTGGTGCGCTTCTGCAACCCACCGGACGGCGATGTGACCTGGAACGACCTGGTCAAAGGCCCCATCACCATCAGCAACCGCGAGATTGATGACCTGATCATCGTGCGCACGGATGGCATCCCGACCTACAACTTTGCAGTGGTGGTGGACGATTGGGATATGCAGATCAGCCACGTGTTCCGTGGCGATGAGCACATCAACAACACGCCTTGGCAGATCAACATCTTTAATGCGCTCGGCGCGCCTTTGCCCGAGTTCGGCCACTGCCCGGTCATTCTGGGTGACGATGGGCAGAAGCTGTCCAAGCGCCGTGGTGCGGTGAGTGTCACTGCCTACGAGGAAGGCGGCTATCTGCCCGAAGCCATGTTGAACTACTTGGCCCGCCTGGGTTGGAGCCATGGCGACGAAGAGCTGTTCAGCCGTGAGCAGCTGGTGAGTTGGTTCGACGGCACCCACCTGAATAAGAGCCCCGCGCAGTGGGACCCCGCCAAGTTGCTGTGGGTCAACGCGCACTACATCAAGCAAGCCGATAACGCACGCTTGGCGCCACTGGTGGCCGTGCAGTTGGCCAAGCAGGGCGTTCAGCTGGCAGACGATGTCATTGCCAACCATTTGCCTTTGGTGTGCGGTTTGCTCAAAGACCGTTGTGACACCACCGTGTCGCTCGCGACCTGGGCTGCCAAGTTTTATGCGGATTTGCAGGTGGACCCGGCAGAGCTGGCCCAGCACGTGACCGATGCGGTTAAGCCCGCCATTGCGGCCCTGGCGGCCAAGCTGGCCGATTGCGCGTGGGAGAAGGCTGCGATCGCCGCGGTGATTAAAGAAGTCTTGGCCGCACACAGCCTCAAGATGCCCCAGTTGGCGATGCCGGTCCGCGTACTGGTCATGGGCACTGCGCAAACGCCTTCGCTGGATGCCGTATTGGAACTCAGCGGTAAAACAAAAGTTTTGGAGCGACTTGCTAAAGCCTGA
- a CDS encoding O-succinylhomoserine sulfhydrylase encodes MKQIPLPEGLHNDTLAVRAALERSQYGENSEALYLTSGYVQHSAASSAARFAMEEEGFTYSRVSNPTVTSMEIRLAALEGTEAAIATSSGMSAILLLGMALLKAGDHVICSQSVFGSVIPMFSREFAKFGVETTFVSQTDIGAWKAAVRPTTKLLFAETPTNPLTEVCDIQALADIAHSVGAFLAVDNCFATPVLQRPASMGADFIIHSGTKFLDGQGRVMAGAICCTQKQRDEVFLPVIRTCGMVLAPFNAWVLLKGMETLALRVKAQSETTLALARWLEAQPQVARVFYPGLSSHPQHELAMRQQSGYGGAVLSFEVKAPDVDAARKNAFHVLDSMQVLSLCTNLGDTKTLAAHPASTSHGRLSEVQRQAAGIGQGLIRVAVGLDHINDITADLARGLQTI; translated from the coding sequence ATGAAGCAAATTCCCTTACCCGAAGGCCTGCACAACGACACCCTGGCGGTGCGTGCGGCCCTGGAGCGCAGCCAATACGGCGAAAACTCGGAAGCTCTTTACCTCACCAGCGGCTATGTGCAACACAGCGCGGCCTCCAGCGCCGCGCGGTTTGCGATGGAAGAAGAGGGTTTCACGTATTCCCGCGTAAGCAACCCGACCGTCACCAGCATGGAAATCCGGCTGGCGGCGCTCGAGGGCACCGAAGCAGCCATTGCTACTTCGTCCGGCATGTCGGCGATTTTGTTGCTGGGCATGGCGCTGCTGAAGGCAGGCGACCATGTAATTTGCTCGCAATCGGTGTTCGGCTCGGTGATTCCGATGTTCAGCCGTGAGTTTGCGAAGTTCGGTGTGGAAACCACTTTCGTGTCGCAAACTGACATTGGAGCTTGGAAGGCGGCTGTGCGTCCCACCACCAAGCTGCTGTTTGCCGAGACGCCGACCAACCCGCTCACCGAGGTGTGCGACATCCAAGCCTTGGCCGACATTGCACATAGCGTAGGCGCCTTCTTGGCCGTGGACAACTGTTTTGCCACGCCGGTGTTGCAGCGTCCAGCGAGCATGGGCGCCGATTTCATCATCCACTCTGGCACCAAGTTTTTGGACGGCCAGGGCCGTGTGATGGCGGGTGCTATTTGCTGCACTCAGAAGCAACGCGACGAAGTGTTTTTGCCCGTGATCCGCACCTGCGGCATGGTGCTGGCGCCTTTTAATGCGTGGGTGCTGCTCAAGGGCATGGAAACCTTGGCCCTGCGCGTGAAGGCGCAGTCGGAGACGACCCTGGCGCTGGCCCGTTGGCTGGAAGCGCAGCCGCAAGTGGCACGTGTGTTTTACCCCGGCTTGAGCAGTCACCCACAGCATGAATTGGCCATGCGCCAGCAGTCCGGCTATGGTGGCGCGGTGTTGTCCTTTGAAGTGAAAGCACCGGACGTGGATGCCGCGCGCAAAAACGCATTCCATGTGCTCGACAGCATGCAGGTGCTCTCGCTGTGCACCAATCTCGGCGACACCAAAACGCTGGCGGCGCACCCTGCCAGTACCTCGCACGGCCGCTTGTCGGAAGTGCAACGTCAGGCGGCCGGCATTGGCCAAGGCCTGATTCGCGTGGCCGTGGGCCTCGACCATATCAATGACATCACCGCCGATCTGGCGCGTGGTTTGCAAACTATCTGA